DNA from Carassius gibelio isolate Cgi1373 ecotype wild population from Czech Republic chromosome B8, carGib1.2-hapl.c, whole genome shotgun sequence:
TGAAGGAGTCATTCAGCCTCATCTGCTTGAGATGTTAGTAGAAAACATGAATCAGAATTGTGAGCTTGCAGCGATACAGGAAGAGTAATGCTCATTTTAAAACTGTGTTTGTCCAGGTCAGAGGTCGGTATCCTGGTGCACACCGCTCTGCTGTCCTGTTCTGTCCGTCACATACGTTCTCCTGCGCTCCTGGAGGAACTGGTTCAGTTTCTGCTGGGCAGCGACACACATTGTGAACAGCGAcaggacacacatacacaccttctACGTTACCGCCTTATCGAACACTGCAACCACATCTCAGACGAGGTAACTGGGCTAAATGATTGATACTTTTTCACTGTTGAGAGCATCACTGTGTGTTAACTGATTATTTTGCCTTTTGTTAGATCAGTATCACAACGTTACGTCTCTTTGAGGAGCTTCTACAGAAGCCCAGCAAGAGCATCTTAACCAATCTGGTGCTGCGTAACCTTGAGAAGCGCAGCTACAGGCTGCCCGGGTCAGGGGTCACGGACGAGAGACATGGAGTCGAGAGTGATGTCCTGGAAGAGTCTGAGTGAGCAGAGACTGGACACAGATTCTCTTACTGCTCACAGTGGCTTATCATTGATCTTTCATTGTGTTTCTCTATCAGGGGGCTGGAAGAGGATCCCTTCTTCACAGACATGTATGAAGACAGTGGGCTCGGAGGCCAGGAGCCTCTTCTGTCTCTGCCCAGTGTCAGAGAGAGACGTAATCCCAGTGCGCACACACAAGTTGCTGACATCGTCAATAGGTATCTTTCTTTGGTTTGTAATACAgaacagattttttaaaagttCATAGTAGCATCCTTACTGTACTGCACTTACAGGACTGTGGAAAAGTGTTTGTGCCCTGTCTGGTTTCTGTATTTTTCCGTATTGTTACACTAAAGTTCAGCCGATCTTCAACCAAAACCTGTGATTTTCATTAATGAATAGTTTTgcatgcattgaatttattaaaagaaatgtgtaattttacaaaatgcttctatttcaaataaatgctgttgttttaagcattctgtttatcaaagaatgAAAATTGTAAAAAGTTTACTACATACATAAGACACACACGCTGTATATACGTGTgcttatatgtatgtgtatatgtatacagtatatatgtacacacacacacacacacacacacacacacactcacacacacacacatatatttgtgtgtgtgtacatatacatatatatttttgttaggtATTACACTACATTCTTGGCCAATATGACACAGATATCGACACATTCCCGTATCTTTGGTTAAATATCATAGTCATTGTTATTTGGTCTTGACTATATGTGTGATGTTGGTTTATTGCTAGTCCATACGTTGAttctaatttgtttttaattttattagctTCTTGTGTTTAGTGCCACAAGAAGCAAAAACATCCCATCTGGTGCAGGAAGCAGGATATGACACGTATGTTCACGATGCACACAAGCTGGTGAGTTGACACactgaaaacaaaaaactaaataaaagccaGTGTTTTTGTTACATACTCCGCTAAtgtgttggtaacactttagaataaggttccattagttaatgttagttaactactttcgttaacatgaactaagcaagaacaatccttctacagcatttataagtcttagttcatgttaatttcaacatttactaatgcattatttaaatcaaaagttgtgcttgttaacattagttaatgcactgtgaattaccctgaactaacaatgaataactgtattttcattaactaacattaacgaagatgaataaatacagtaataaatgtattattcattgtttgttcatgttaattaatacattaactaacattaacgaagatattattcattgtttgttcatgttaattaatacattaactaacattaactaatggaactttattctgaagtgttaccaatgtgtGTTACTGTGTAGTTTTACTTCATGCAATCAGTTAAGCCTCATGCACAGAGACTGTCAGCTGTGATTAAAAACTCAAATATTCTGCCACTGAAACCGTCCTCTCTTCCTCTCACTAGTTAAAAGAATGTATGGCTCTTTCACGGGACTGGAACTGGCCAGATTCTGCCAAAACCACTGAAACCAACCCCGCTACAGACTTCTATGAAGGGCACTTCCTGCAGATCCTGTTTGACCGGATTGCACGCATACTAGAGCAGGTAGAGTAGTACACCAAAacagattttcattttatatagtttaatttTGCTTTCAGTACTGCATGCAGAATAGTAAAACGTTCAAAATTATGACGTTTTGTCAAAAATGGCTAAAAAGCGTTCAAAATGTTTGATAGCTTATCTTAACACTTCTTAGGAcctttaaatgaaatgtatagtcattaacataataattataattttgttcaaCAAACTATTTccgttcttttatttttttccactgtATTTCTCAATGTTTCCCTCTGCCAGCCGTATGAGCTGAATCTTCAGGTGACGTCAGTCCTGTCCAAGTTAGCAGTGTTTCCTCACCCTCACCTGCACGAGTACCTGCTGGACCCGTACATCAGCCTGAGCCCTGGAGCCCGGTCGCTCTTCTCCACTCTAGTCAGGGTGAGATAAAGCTGCCCGTGTGTGAGAGAAATCATCATGTTGTTATGAATGAAAGCTGCTTGGCCAATGTATCCGATGCAGGCTTTGTGAATGGAGTAGCCCTGTCTGCCTCATTTATCAGGAAAACATGAGAATTGTGTTCTCCTGCAGGTGATCGGAGAATTAATGCAGAGGATCCAACACATCCACAGTGTGACAGACAAACTGATGCTGATCAGGAGACAGCTGATGGGACTGGAGGAGGAGACAATGTAAGACATGCCTCTTGACTtgggaaaaatgtaaaaaaaaaaaagtgttctaacATCAGCTCAAAATTTTAAGCAGATTTGGTATTCTCCGAATGTGCCCACCATacacttcaaaatattctaatagATCTGTAAACTCAAATCTAcgcagactggctctgacttttGACAACTAGCATTGACTTGAAGAAATCTGGGATTCCATCCTTAATTACAACAACATTGTGTTGACAACAATACTTAATGTGGAAATGTCAGGCTGATTAAATGTTTTGACATTTCTTGTCTGTTCTCTCTGTCAGGGTGGATCATGTGACCCTGTTGAAGGGTGTGATCGTTCTGGAGGAGTTCTGCAAGGAACTGGCTGCTATAGCATTTGTCAAACTCCCCATAGAAGAGCAGTGAACTCATGATGCTGAAACCAAAGACAATACGACGGATCAGCATCCAACAACATCTGCTGGAGGACTCCATCACTGGCACAAAGTGGATTTGCACAGAACTGAGTTAAGTGGCAGTATGTATAGATATACAAGTCACTGTTGTCAGGGAGGGGTCGAGCTGTCTGATGACAGTTTTgctcaatttaaaatatttataaaatccaGACTGGATTTCACAATGACTGTGTGATGTATGAACAAAGTCGCTTTTTCTCCACAGCTGCACATCTTTCtgtataattacatttcactttGTGTGGAAGCAATAGAAAAAAAACTGTCTCTTGCACACTATTTAAATTTTATactatattctatattttatagAAGTTTTAGACCCAATCAGTAAGTTCCctctgttaatgttttttttttttttgcattcagatATATATGCTATTGAAAACCTGATTTCAGATCACAATTCTTACACTATCAATTTTAGGCAATTGTACATCCCCTCTTCAGCTTTTCTATCTGAATAACTGGAGTTTAGTATATCATAATGGTGTGTAAAGTAATGTTATTTATCTTTAATTGACTTTCTGAAGCCTGTGAATAATCAGTGTTGTTGTATATTTCTGTTTGGTCTGTGAGGATGTGATTTGCTATTGGCCGGTACTCACAACAGATCTTTATTTTCTATAGAGGTCTGGCAACTGCACGCAATACATGCTTAATTCTGTTGTCACAGCAATCAATTAAACTATTCATGCAGATTTCAGTGCATCAAATTTCTCTGTGGTCTCAACTCTTTTAAATGCAGTCGGGATACAGAAACTAAATATGGCTTCATGAAGAGTTTTGCTGCACAAGGTAGTTTTGAATttgtgaaacaaaaataaaacttatgaTAATACGAATGTATTGAAAACCATCAATATGAGGCTCCATGTGATACTGATTCTGCAACGTTTTTCTTATTTTCAAGTAATTCATAATAGTGAAACtggatattaattaaaaaaataaatcattaattaattCTTCTGTGCCATTGTTATAGTTGCACTGTGGATGCCTCTATTCTTTTAGATTTAGAATTAAACTCATTTTGAAAACTATATCGTTACCGTTATAATTATTGTACTTGGTGTAAGCCGTCAGCATTAATGCTGAAAGGGACAGTTTGAGGTAAAGCTGCTGGAATAAAACCGTAGCCAGATCAGAAATAAACTTCACAGCACCATGAGTGTTAAACGTCTTCAGTAAAGAATCCATGAGAAGCTGCTGTGTTCCCATTCATATGCTCTGAACAGGCAGGACAGAGCCTTCCTCGATCTTCTGCAGGATCTCAGTCCtcaggctctgattggtcacCTCATGCCATCTGAACCCAGCATCCTCTGGTTTGGGTGGACTGCTGAGACTgatttcctcctcttcctcgttATACTCCAGCAGCACAAGAGTGTTCAAACAGACTCCATCGGTTTGGCCGGGAGCTCTCCCGTTGTGCTGCACTCCCAGAATCCCACAGGTGTTCACGCTTAGCTGCTCATACCTGGAGGGCATGCAATACTTAACCAGCTGTTTTGCTGTGAATGTGAGAGTTTGTGCTTCGACGGAGGCTGCAACAGGAAGTTGGGTGTCTTTACTCAGCAAAAGCCATATGCGTTCTTCCTCACCGTTTTCAGGGTTAGCGTCGCTGGAGGTGAATGCGAGAAGAAGCCTTTGGCAGACGACGTCGCAGGGAAAGTCGACAGGCTGTAACTCTGAGAACCAGGGACTTTGGCGATATCTTATCCCAGCATCAATGAGGGTGAGAATGTCAAGTTTACGGATATTCTTAGGCAGAGTTTCGCGATCGTACCACTGAGCTTGCAGCGAGTCAGCGTTTGCTTCTTCTGGTGTCTTCAGAGAGCCCCCTGGTGGATGGAAGAACAGTGAGAGAACCACTGAGCAACTGTGTGACAATTATATAACTACATTAACAAGCAAGTTATAGAACCTTTACATATCTAACCTGTTTTCTCTGCTAGAAAAGCAAAGCGGATCCAGCTTGGCCCTTTTTCTTGGATCTGCAGCAGTGTGATTGGCTGACAGTCTATTCCCGCCTCCTCCTGCACCTCTCTCTTTAGGGCTTCTTCAATACTTTCACCATCTTCTATACGACCTGCAGGGAGATACCATGAACCAAGACACACTGCCTTTGCCTCCTGAATCATCAGCACCTCGTTCTGTCAAACAAAGACACATATGCACAACTTAAAGCTTActagtaaaatacataaatagttaAAGTGGTTAAAAAATAATCAGAGTGAATAGACAAATAAATAACGTCATCATTTTTTAATAGTTAATGATAAATTTTTCTAGTTTGTTGTGACAGTAATATAAAACTTCACATTACATAGCCAGAGCGACTTTTCTCTGATGTAACatatgtaattttctgtaaaatctAGGCTCACTGACAGTTCTGCaatataaatgattattataagTTTATTAAAGTGTAAGACATGGCTTAGTTACATGGTGTTGCTTTAAAGACAGGCATTTTACATTATTGAGAAAACATCTTTGCATGGATGTAAGAACATATATGTACATGTACATGTATTTTGACTTTTATGAGCTCCTAgccataaatattaatattattctgCACCTAAAACTTTTGGAATAACAAGGTTTATTAATTACTATGTATGTGATTATTGCAAATAAAGGATTTAaaattttgtaatgtatttatcACATGTATTTTTAAGAAGTTTAATGACAGAGTCTTAAGTTAATCAGCTCTAAACCAACTAACAGAAATATGTTCTAAAAGGTCTAAAATCtgttaaatatcttaaattgttgtTCTTTCTTATGCGAGAGGTAACGTTCTATCTTATCATTATGCAAACCTGAAACATCTGAAAAGCAGATAACATTCAACCAACGTTCTGTTGATGTTACCGGGAGAACGTTCGTTTATAACCTTGCCAGAACGTTAGCCAAACTTCTGAGACCGTTCTGTTAGCAATGAAAACCGATTTTTTTTGTGGATGCTTTCATACGACGTTTTCCAAGCAAAGAATGTACTATGTAGCGATTCTGACCGTACCTTAGAGTTGAAGATGAGCGCACAGACAGCAAAGCATGTGTTTTTGCGTGTGACTGGCTTCTTGTGTTCAGGATCGAAGTGGAGCTCGGTCACTTCCAGTCCCTCTCCCTTCAGAAGCATCTCCACCGTCTCCTCCAGGGACATGATGAAACAGACTCTCTAAACATATGTAGAAATAATGTCTATCAATAATGTGTATCGTTAACTAGGCATACTGTACATTTATGAAATGCTACTggttaagggattttttttttttttcaaacaacctGTCCGACCTGTTCATGTAATAATCGCACACAACTTACAAATAATGTATGAATAAAAGTCAAAACCGAGAAAATTATGTTTAGAGGATTTGATGTCGATTGTTTCATcagcatttattataattatttaattaagatAAACCAAGTGCGGTGGCATGACACCCGCGAAGCAAACAGGTTTATTCAGAATGAAAACAAACGCGTATTTTACTTCTATCTCATTTAATTCTGTAGAAATTACAGCAAAGTAAATAAAAGACTTGCCTGATGATCGATATGATAGTCTCAGTTTCTCGCGCGCATCGAGGACACCGACATCACCATAATGAGGATAAGACTTTCTCTTTCGACTTCACCTGATGCCTGTTTCCGGGTTTTCCAACACATGAACCACAATAACTACATTCATCAAACAAAAGCCGCTATGATTTCTTGCCAAATCTATCTGGATAATCTTGGAAAGCACAGTTGCaggctgtgaaaattcaaatGTTCTCTCTTGTAACAAACTGATTTAACTAGAATTAAAACTCCCATCAAAGTTACTGTTAGGCTATTTGTTATAAAATATACAGCAGGATTGGTCATATATAgcataaagcaaagattttaataatattttttttcccgaAATAGTGGTTAAGACACTCGGGCGTTTTGGAAAACTATTTTAagataaatatactttaaataaaaaatgtaaacgcCTGAAAGTGTTTCAAGTAGCTCAACCACTTTCCAAGCAGCAGGCAAACAAACCATGTAAGATCCTTTCCTCGTGCACATTATCAGAAAGAACTGATTGATTTTTGAATTGATGATGTAACATAGAACTGCTTATATAACTGATTTGATAAAACAATAACCAAACTGGCTGACATGGAGCAGGTAAAGCTCTTTTCTCAGAGGTAACTATTCATCCACACTGCTCCTTAAAACAGTAATATCTTTAATGTGAAAAGTGAAAATATTTACAGTACTAGTTATCTATGttatatgcaaatataaaaaaaaataaacatagaaaCAGTTCTTTGGTGCTGAAATACGCAACAAAGATGGACTTAAAGGgttgtcttacaggtttggaacgacatgtgtgtgagttattaatgacataattttcatttttcggtgaactaaccctttaagatataAAGGGTTGCTTAACTCATATCacatattaaatcataatttaccTTCATCAAACATATACACCCACGTATCAAGACTTGAAGAGTTCATTTACAACAACAGATAACTCTTTTTATAAATTTTctaaaatcatgatttttttttaatcctgcatTTTATCAATCAAAACTGCAgttggtttgtttttatttaataataatactaactaAACAATACcgctaacacaataaaaacataacataaaaaaacattatttatgaaaATTTGTAAAAAACGGAGTTATCAGTTTTTGCAAACAAACTCTTCACTTTTTCCTAACAGCATCCATTTCCATTGTGGTATTCACATAAATGATTGAGGTGAAGTGCTATGCAgtgctgtgtgttgtgtgttttgggGTACAGCTTGTCCCTGGAGCAGAACCCTAATAGGTACATGTTAATACCCATACGTACccttaaggtactaatatgtccTTTTAGGGTTCTGCTCCACCCAAAAGGTAAAATTCTGTCCCCTTATTTTTTTAGTGCTATATTCCCTGCCTAAGTATAAGTATAACGGTGTATGGCCACTGAACATGCTTTAGACATGCTGAGCCTTGGTGCTCATGTGGAAGATACAGGTTCAGTTCTGGTTCTGATCCTCTATCACGGTGGCAGAGCATCATTATAGACTGTGAACAGGCAGAACAGGCTCTTCTTCAATCCTCTGTATTATCTTTGCCCTCAGGCTGTGATTGGTCACCTCATGCTTCTGTAAGCGTCACCCTACAATGTTGGTGGGCTGCTGATTTCAGTCCCATCCTCAGAAAGCGTGTTAAAGCAGATCCCATCTGTTTTTCCTAAAATTCTCCCATTGTACTGCAATCCCAGAATGCCATGTGTGTGAAAATGCATGGATGACGAAGGCACGCACTCCTTGACCAGTCTGTGTGCAGCTCATGGGATTGTGTCGAATGTATTAACTGACACTGCTATAGGAAGACACAAGTGGTGCTCATCGCTGTCTGTTACCATTGCTGGAGATGAATGTGAGGAAAAGTCTTTGGCAGATAACATGACAAGGGAAGTCAACAGGCTGTAACTTAGGGAACCTGGGATTTTGGCAATATTTTATCCCAGCATCAATGAGGGGCAGTATGTCAGGTGTGTGAAAAGGAAGTGGGGACCCACCACTGAGCTTGAATTGATTCAGAATCTGCTTCTGCTGTTGTCTTCAGAGAGCCTCCTGGtggcacaatatcataaaatatttttttttccttgttgaAAAGTACTTGCTTTATAAATTACTTAACTGGATAACTACTGAACATTTTaccttttagaaaaaaaaggtgTCGGCTAATTACAAACTTAAAAGTAGAGATCAAATCGGGGTTGCatgattttgaaaaaagtttACTCTTCACAAAAAACTTAAATCGTTACATAATcagagttttattaaaaaaaataaaaaaatcttttcaCTCAAGTTTCCATAGGCCATTTCCCCATAATTCAAtatgattataaaatattaataattaaaaatgttgttcaatatattaaacataataaatatgtaattaattaaataattctactctactgttaaataaaaaaaaaacaacaacaacaacaaaaaaaacattcagtgccACACTAGCATATAATTAACACATTATATATCACATATTGCTTTGCCCTAAAATCAGACACTGATTCAAACCTCAGCATGGAAGACTAACTAACTAAGTGAACCCACTTTGGTCCTTGTTGTTGAAGCAGCAGCAGTGTGATTGGCTGGCTGCCTCCTCCTTGACCTCCCTCTGCAGCACCTCTAGAATGCTTTCACGCTCCTCCAAGCGTCCCGCAGAGAGATACCATCTGCCCTCACACTCTCTCTTTGCCTCCTGAACCATTAACACCTCATCATGAAACAATTgtatgacacatttttttttttttttacatttatgttcgtATTTTCAGATCTATCCtggaaagccaaaaaaaaaaaaaaaagatctttcaATATCTGGATCATGTCAAAGATGACCAAAAGGGTTTCTGTCAAATAAAATGTCCTGAGtgtttggagattttttttttttagatatttttttaactgGCTTTTGTGAAGTGTAAGATAAACCCCCTTTAATAGTATGCTACCAAACTTTTTTTTGCCAGTGAAGAGAGAGACTGTCATGCTCCCAATCACATTCTATAGCTCATTAGTGGAAATAATTAAGATACATTTAGAGGGCTGTctgtaataaatgtttaatatttctgCCATTGAATCCATGCTGGAGCTTTCACTATACAACATAATGAATATGATTATCAAACAGTGGCTGTTTCAGATACAGTGACTGCCTACAGAGACAGAACCAAAGCCTGGTGCCATTGAAGAACCTTTTAAAGTTCCACaaaacaatgttctttttttatttctttattaatctAAGTAAAGAAATCACAGACTAATACACCGATCTGCAAAACATCTGCTGATGGATTTCATAACTGGGATTATAAACATATTTGGAATTTATAAACTTACAAAAACACGTCCATTATAAAAAACTGAACTTAAAAATGAACACAGGAGTACCGCAAGGTTCCATTCTTGTGCCCTTGctttttacattgtatattaatgATTTGCCAGACTCATGTCCCACAGCAGGATTTCAAATGTACGTGGATGATGCAGTGGTTTATGTGCGAGGAAGAAGTGTGCAGTTTCTAATGAACTTACAAAACAACTGCAAAATGTAACGGTGTGGTTTCAAAATGCAGGTCTGACATTGAATGTTAAAAAGACTATGTCTATTTGCTTTGCCTCCAGATTTAAGTCCATACCAGATTAACTAAATTTATGGATAAATGGGCAAAAGATCCAGCAGGTCTCAGAAGTCAAATACCTGGGCCTTGTACTTGAAATTTGAcagtcatattaaaaaaatatgttgagttgccaaagcaagttttttttttacattaagacTAATCAGCGACTGCCTACCGTTTCATGCTGCTCACACTTTCATGCATGCCATGATCTTCTCGCATGGTCACAAGCTACTGTCACTACACTTAAGCCAGTTCAAATGATTTATAACAGAGCTGTTAAAATCTTAGATAGGAAACCCATTAGGTTACATCCTTGTATTAGTCTAAGGaagttaaatattttatcttttgcAAATTATTAAATTCTTTATTAAATTCTCTTTGTTGAAACTGATGCATAAATGTTTAAATCAGATTCCGAGATGCAATACTTTGTTTGGACAATCAGTTTTCTCTGTACAAGGCACAAAGGTCTGGAATTTTTTGACCACTGAACTTAAAGGAGAATCAAACTGTGTCGTTTTTAAACACAAACTCAAAGACACTTTAATCAGAAGTCAAATATGTGATTTTGATTGCTTTGACAGCTTTGTtgatattgttttatattgtattattttgtttaatttaactgtgtattgtttaatttttgtaaAGGCTCATTACTAGGGACGGACATTAAGAATTAGCTTCGGCTAAAATGTTGTAGTATGTAACATGTGTTTATGTGACATACTTTTccctattcaaataaaaaattaattatattattatattacatgcaGAGCATTtgggtcctataattaacacctctgttttttcagaatttagcagtaagaaattactcttcatacagttttttatatcgactatgcattccattagtttttcaaagttggtgtgtttcactgggctgggaagaaatatagagctgagtatcatcagcataacaatgaaagctaacaccatatttcctgatgatatctcccaagggtaaaataaaaaacgtgaagagtagcggacctagtactgagccttgaggtactccatactgcacttgtgatcgatatgatacctcttcattcactgctacgaattgatggcggtcttataagtacgatttaacccatgctaatgcacttccattattGCCAACAAAGTGTTAAAGTCTttgagattcgagattggtctataattaactagttctttggggtcaagttgtgtgttttttttttttttttttatgagaggcttaataacagccagtttgaaggttttagggacatatcctaatgacaaagTAAAGTCATCCAAGATAATTACGCTCTactattaaaatctaatttagacATGTACAATCTTTGAAAAGCATCAGTTGTTGGAGGTCTCCCAATAACACGATGCACTCTTTTGAGGGGTCGAGTCGAACTATTTTACTTGTAGTTTTGTTTAGTTCCTTAACAGTTCACTCTCATTTTTTCTTCGCTTCCTTGGTGACAATTAATAGAATACTTTGACTTAACT
Protein-coding regions in this window:
- the LOC127963967 gene encoding FHF complex subunit HOOK interacting protein 2B-like isoform X1, whose protein sequence is MDMFNKVTAFLQQALETREVSINLLDSFVDHWKAVTNYYIETTDESRPVKKTDIPWRLKQMLDILVYEETQQGEETGPCMEYLLQHKILETLCTLGKAQYPPGMSQQVMLFFSKVLSQIQKPVLHLINVYRPVQKLIHLCGLPDSKTETEESQFLFAVCARVKKDPYVINYILEISKDSQKRCSSTSDEAVEEGCSGSSSPEGAPSSSCSARSGAHPSSPPQTATGIIPVLMHLGKSQKSRVALRSMESLLLLVSSPQEDTGHLLAEGTPLCHLLAQRLTELYCLIPSSLDPADIHSYSGAQWRDQFTQDSTEESQSFPGSENVHSFFCFLDYCSDLTKEAPTVLGVKMARAIHLQLLEGVIQPHLLEMSEVGILVHTALLSCSVRHIRSPALLEELVQFLLGSDTHCEQRQDTHTHLLRYRLIEHCNHISDEISITTLRLFEELLQKPSKSILTNLVLRNLEKRSYRLPGSGVTDERHGVESDVLEESEGLEEDPFFTDMYEDSGLGGQEPLLSLPSVRERRNPSAHTQVADIVNSFLCLVPQEAKTSHLVQEAGYDTYVHDAHKLLKECMALSRDWNWPDSAKTTETNPATDFYEGHFLQILFDRIARILEQPYELNLQVTSVLSKLAVFPHPHLHEYLLDPYISLSPGARSLFSTLVRVIGELMQRIQHIHSVTDKLMLIRRQLMGLEEETMVDHVTLLKGVIVLEEFCKELAAIAFVKLPIEEQ
- the LOC127963969 gene encoding 8-oxo-dGDP phosphatase NUDT18-like; the encoded protein is MSLEETVEMLLKGEGLEVTELHFDPEHKKPVTRKNTCFAVCALIFNSKNEVLMIQEAKAVCLGSWYLPAGRIEDGESIEEALKREVQEEAGIDCQPITLLQIQEKGPSWIRFAFLAEKTGGSLKTPEEANADSLQAQWYDRETLPKNIRKLDILTLIDAGIRYRQSPWFSELQPVDFPCDVVCQRLLLAFTSSDANPENGEEERIWLLLSKDTQLPVAASVEAQTLTFTAKQLVKYCMPSRYEQLSVNTCGILGVQHNGRAPGQTDGVCLNTLVLLEYNEEEEEISLSSPPKPEDAGFRWHEVTNQSLRTEILQKIEEGSVLPVQSI
- the LOC127963967 gene encoding FHF complex subunit HOOK interacting protein 2B-like isoform X2 codes for the protein MLDILVYEETQQGEETGPCMEYLLQHKILETLCTLGKAQYPPGMSQQVMLFFSKVLSQIQKPVLHLINVYRPVQKLIHLCGLPDSKTETEESQFLFAVCARVKKDPYVINYILEISKDSQKRCSSTSDEAVEEGCSGSSSPEGAPSSSCSARSGAHPSSPPQTATGIIPVLMHLGKSQKSRVALRSMESLLLLVSSPQEDTGHLLAEGTPLCHLLAQRLTELYCLIPSSLDPADIHSYSGAQWRDQFTQDSTEESQSFPGSENVHSFFCFLDYCSDLTKEAPTVLGVKMARAIHLQLLEGVIQPHLLEMSEVGILVHTALLSCSVRHIRSPALLEELVQFLLGSDTHCEQRQDTHTHLLRYRLIEHCNHISDEISITTLRLFEELLQKPSKSILTNLVLRNLEKRSYRLPGSGVTDERHGVESDVLEESEGLEEDPFFTDMYEDSGLGGQEPLLSLPSVRERRNPSAHTQVADIVNSFLCLVPQEAKTSHLVQEAGYDTYVHDAHKLLKECMALSRDWNWPDSAKTTETNPATDFYEGHFLQILFDRIARILEQPYELNLQVTSVLSKLAVFPHPHLHEYLLDPYISLSPGARSLFSTLVRVIGELMQRIQHIHSVTDKLMLIRRQLMGLEEETMVDHVTLLKGVIVLEEFCKELAAIAFVKLPIEEQ